The following coding sequences lie in one Brevibacterium marinum genomic window:
- a CDS encoding MFS transporter, with product MTENPPSRQAWVILVVGVLSQMAATVAITGPAFLIPYMHTDLGYTLTQAGTVATAPSFGLILTLIAWGAFADRFGERLAMTLGIGLTALASGLAVAVVGSPVWMVIVIAASGAAAASVNSASGRVVMGWFPRHRRGLAMGIRQMSQPLGTSVAALAVPPIAAGGGFVGYLWFIVIVTGVMALVCFGFVRDPPRAEAAPTPVRTSTADAQPRTTSAGDADPRTTSAREGEPTPASAVNPYLNDSFLWRIHAVSALLVVPQFAFSTYGLIWLIANQHIGAGIAGGIVAASQIVGAIGRMIVGGLSDRFGSRVGLMRVVAIGAVVLVAAIGLISLTPMPVVATVVFILASTVSVADNGLAFASVAEAAGPKWSGKALGTQNTGQFVMSAAMGPGFGALVTVFGYPLSFAIIAIAPLIGLGVIPKKDLDRIT from the coding sequence ATGACCGAGAATCCGCCCAGCAGACAGGCCTGGGTGATCCTCGTCGTCGGAGTGCTGTCCCAGATGGCGGCCACTGTCGCGATCACCGGCCCGGCCTTCCTGATCCCCTATATGCACACGGACCTCGGCTACACCCTCACCCAGGCGGGCACGGTCGCCACCGCTCCGAGCTTCGGTCTCATCCTCACTCTCATCGCGTGGGGCGCCTTCGCCGACAGATTCGGCGAGCGACTCGCCATGACCCTGGGCATCGGGCTGACGGCCCTTGCCTCCGGCCTGGCGGTGGCGGTGGTCGGCTCGCCCGTGTGGATGGTCATCGTCATCGCGGCCTCGGGCGCTGCCGCGGCGTCGGTGAACTCGGCCAGCGGCCGCGTGGTCATGGGGTGGTTCCCCCGGCACCGACGCGGTCTGGCCATGGGCATCAGACAGATGTCCCAACCGCTGGGCACCAGCGTCGCGGCGCTGGCCGTCCCGCCGATCGCCGCCGGCGGCGGCTTCGTCGGTTACCTGTGGTTCATCGTCATCGTCACCGGCGTCATGGCCCTCGTCTGCTTCGGCTTCGTGCGTGACCCACCCCGCGCCGAGGCGGCACCCACCCCCGTACGCACCTCCACGGCAGATGCCCAGCCGAGAACCACCTCGGCGGGGGACGCAGACCCGAGGACCACCTCGGCGAGGGAAGGAGAGCCGACACCCGCCTCGGCGGTCAATCCGTATCTCAACGATTCATTCCTGTGGCGCATCCATGCCGTGTCCGCGCTGCTGGTGGTCCCACAGTTCGCGTTCTCCACCTATGGCCTGATCTGGCTCATCGCGAATCAGCACATCGGCGCAGGCATCGCCGGCGGAATCGTCGCGGCCTCCCAGATCGTTGGGGCGATCGGGCGCATGATCGTCGGGGGACTGTCCGACCGATTCGGCTCCCGGGTCGGGCTGATGCGGGTCGTGGCCATCGGCGCCGTGGTCCTGGTCGCGGCGATCGGGCTGATCTCGCTGACTCCGATGCCTGTTGTGGCGACCGTGGTGTTCATCCTCGCGTCGACGGTGTCGGTGGCCGACAATGGGCTTGCCTTCGCCTCTGTCGCCGAAGCGGCAGGACCGAAATGGTCGGGCAAGGCCCTGGGGACGCAGAACACCGGACAGTTCGTCATGTCCGCGGCCATGGGCCCCGGATTCGGTGCGCTCGTGACCGTGTTCGGCTACCCGCTGTCCTTCGCCATCATCGCCATCGCGCCCCTGATCGGTCTGGGCGTCATTCCGAAGAAGGACCTCGATCGGATAACCTGA
- a CDS encoding tyrosine-type recombinase/integrase, with translation MVDLMFGTGLRISEVLALRWTDVDLGEQPTVRVSGTLVYLKKKGMQRQERTKTSSGFRILTLPVFAVDVLLRRSVEAIPTETNAVFPSGKGTWKWPNNYRRSVRDALKMMNDHGGISSHVFRKSVATLIDAEATLEAAAAVLGHSGTAVTSKHYVKKATAAPDMSAILDQFGGIRNEKDG, from the coding sequence GTGGTCGACCTCATGTTCGGAACCGGGTTGCGGATTTCCGAAGTGCTCGCTTTGCGTTGGACTGATGTTGACCTTGGCGAGCAGCCGACTGTGAGGGTCTCGGGCACGCTGGTCTATCTCAAGAAGAAGGGGATGCAGAGACAGGAGCGCACAAAGACGTCGAGCGGGTTCCGTATCCTCACCCTGCCAGTATTTGCGGTGGACGTGCTGCTTCGTCGTAGCGTCGAGGCGATCCCGACCGAGACCAACGCAGTGTTTCCGTCCGGCAAGGGTACGTGGAAGTGGCCAAATAACTATCGGCGGTCCGTGCGCGACGCTCTCAAGATGATGAATGACCATGGCGGGATCTCGTCTCATGTTTTCCGGAAATCCGTGGCCACTCTCATCGACGCTGAGGCGACTCTCGAGGCGGCTGCGGCAGTCCTCGGTCATTCGGGTACAGCGGTCACATCGAAGCACTACGTGAAGAAAGCAACCGCGGCTCCAGACATGTCGGCGATCCTCGACCAGTTCGGCGGAATCCGAAACGAAAAAGATGGGTAA
- the dctP gene encoding TRAP transporter substrate-binding protein DctP: MSLLENLGTRPKHKRSLLPLVSTLIVALSAIAGCASTDSSGHTTLSLADSYSPKHPFGKYGVSVFLDELDDGGIATEYYPSGQMGNAEDLASLISTDNVDIGPASAAYLEDKLPLSSVGDLPMMTTDACVASESMMDLLAEDGILYQEEYEDRGLRPLWVSIIPGYEVMTSNANVEEPSDVNGLLLRSSGGAFDVTMETIGASAVSMSAADTYEAMARSTVDGTAMPFVSVPSYNLEQVAIYSTKGLNLGSVGIPYVISERAWDGLSPQEQQKVTDAAAKAQQSLCDGLNKEKSEAEALMKDAGVTFTPIDGNAKQKWARELSRAKSDWATSLDSAGLPGTEVLTDFEKAVTKNERNRTVS; encoded by the coding sequence ATGTCGCTACTCGAAAACCTGGGTACTCGCCCAAAGCACAAACGCTCATTACTACCCCTGGTCAGCACTCTCATAGTGGCGCTATCCGCAATCGCTGGTTGCGCATCCACCGACAGCTCCGGCCACACAACATTGAGCTTGGCCGATTCCTACTCCCCCAAGCACCCCTTCGGTAAGTACGGAGTCAGCGTCTTCCTTGACGAGCTCGATGATGGCGGTATCGCTACCGAGTACTACCCGTCTGGACAAATGGGAAACGCAGAGGATCTTGCGTCGCTCATTTCGACTGACAATGTCGACATTGGTCCGGCGTCAGCGGCGTACCTGGAAGACAAGCTGCCGCTATCAAGTGTTGGTGACTTGCCGATGATGACAACGGATGCCTGCGTTGCTTCCGAATCGATGATGGACCTCCTAGCCGAGGACGGAATCCTGTACCAGGAGGAATATGAGGACCGAGGGCTGAGGCCACTGTGGGTTTCGATCATTCCCGGATACGAAGTGATGACGAGTAACGCAAACGTCGAAGAACCCTCTGATGTGAACGGCTTGCTCCTACGCTCTTCAGGCGGGGCATTCGACGTCACGATGGAGACCATTGGAGCTTCGGCAGTCAGCATGTCCGCTGCCGATACATACGAGGCGATGGCGAGAAGCACCGTCGATGGGACAGCGATGCCATTCGTCAGCGTCCCCTCGTACAACCTCGAACAAGTCGCCATCTATTCAACTAAGGGGCTCAACCTTGGATCTGTTGGAATCCCATATGTCATCAGCGAACGAGCCTGGGACGGTCTCTCTCCGCAAGAGCAGCAGAAGGTCACAGACGCAGCTGCGAAGGCCCAGCAATCGCTATGCGATGGTCTCAACAAGGAGAAGTCAGAGGCCGAAGCGCTGATGAAAGACGCGGGAGTGACTTTCACGCCGATCGACGGTAACGCCAAGCAGAAGTGGGCACGTGAACTCAGCCGTGCGAAATCCGATTGGGCAACCAGTCTCGACTCCGCCGGGCTGCCCGGCACCGAAGTCCTCACAGATTTCGAGAAGGCGGTGACGAAGAATGAACGCAATCGAACCGTCTCCTGA
- a CDS encoding TRAP transporter small permease, translating to MNAIEPSPEATTQNYGRVHGAVVSTSKWCAMIALALITVLMLAEVVLRYFAGSPLGWNVSFIEKVLLPGVVFLGMPWGYAAGAHVAADMVYDKLPTGMRAAARWLSFIIVLVGVAALFIGGLITMLEAFKHGDIPPPLSSQLPIYSWIWRLFLPVGSLFTAIIIVLESRTFLKGGVA from the coding sequence ATGAACGCAATCGAACCGTCTCCTGAGGCGACCACTCAGAATTATGGCCGTGTCCACGGCGCAGTCGTTTCCACATCGAAGTGGTGTGCCATGATCGCCTTGGCGCTCATCACGGTGCTCATGCTCGCAGAAGTCGTCCTCCGCTACTTCGCTGGCAGTCCCCTGGGTTGGAACGTCTCGTTCATCGAAAAAGTACTTCTCCCCGGTGTCGTCTTCCTCGGGATGCCGTGGGGATACGCTGCTGGCGCTCACGTCGCAGCAGACATGGTGTACGACAAACTTCCTACCGGGATGCGGGCGGCAGCTCGATGGCTGAGCTTCATCATAGTGCTCGTGGGAGTCGCCGCATTGTTCATCGGAGGACTGATCACGATGCTCGAGGCATTCAAGCACGGAGACATCCCCCCTCCCTTGTCGTCTCAGTTGCCGATCTATAGCTGGATTTGGCGCTTGTTCCTCCCTGTCGGAAGTCTGTTCACCGCGATCATCATCGTCCTGGAATCCAGGACCTTCCTCAAAGGCGGTGTCGCCTGA
- a CDS encoding TRAP transporter large permease translates to MLVLTVTVLLLVLILLRVPIAFAILISGIIGLLCLGGPSDMIGVLVTIPQSAVGNNSLAAIPLFILMAQFVLHSGALSSLFDSARVLVGRLRGGTAHAAVGAGAIFAAVSGSSTAAAATLAHTSTGELIRQGYDKKLSAGVVAAAGTLAAMIPPSVLLIFYAITAEAGVGPTLIAGIIPGILVALALIITITVLITFNASTAPRGEASSGQEKLRSLTGLLPVAGLFVLVVGLVFLGVTTATEAAAVGCLGALGLMLGKKKITWATITKSFAEALSSSIMILTIIMAAHVFGHFITESQVTPRLVDALSGLPVAPIIIVAIIAVGYLILGFFMDQMAIIALTVPVTLPVVTALGFDPIWFGIVVILLAEIGLITPPLGLNVFVVAQASKMPVEDVFRGSVPFVIAILAVAVLLFAFPQIVLILPEMMGRL, encoded by the coding sequence ATGCTAGTACTCACCGTTACAGTCCTACTGCTAGTCCTCATCCTGCTGCGTGTCCCGATCGCTTTCGCGATTCTCATCAGCGGAATCATCGGACTTCTCTGCCTTGGCGGGCCGTCCGACATGATCGGCGTCTTGGTGACCATTCCGCAAAGCGCCGTCGGGAACAACTCGCTGGCTGCAATCCCACTCTTCATTCTCATGGCACAATTTGTCCTCCACAGCGGCGCGCTGTCCAGTCTGTTCGACTCGGCACGAGTTCTGGTCGGCCGACTGCGCGGCGGGACAGCACACGCTGCTGTCGGAGCCGGAGCGATCTTCGCCGCAGTTTCAGGATCATCAACCGCCGCGGCCGCAACCCTTGCCCACACGTCCACCGGCGAACTCATTCGGCAGGGCTACGACAAGAAGCTCAGCGCAGGAGTCGTGGCCGCAGCAGGAACATTAGCGGCCATGATCCCTCCCAGCGTGCTCCTCATCTTCTACGCCATCACCGCAGAAGCCGGAGTAGGACCGACACTCATTGCCGGAATCATCCCGGGCATCCTCGTCGCGCTGGCGCTCATCATCACGATCACCGTGCTGATCACTTTCAACGCATCAACAGCACCTCGCGGCGAAGCCAGTTCCGGACAAGAAAAACTACGTAGCCTTACTGGGCTCCTCCCGGTTGCTGGGCTCTTCGTCCTCGTCGTCGGCCTCGTTTTTTTGGGAGTCACGACCGCCACCGAAGCTGCCGCAGTCGGTTGCCTGGGAGCTCTTGGGCTCATGCTCGGCAAGAAGAAAATCACCTGGGCGACCATCACGAAGTCATTTGCTGAGGCACTCAGCTCTTCCATCATGATCCTCACAATCATCATGGCAGCCCATGTCTTCGGTCACTTCATCACTGAATCCCAGGTGACCCCTCGGCTGGTCGACGCGCTCTCGGGGCTGCCTGTGGCACCGATCATCATCGTTGCGATTATCGCCGTCGGCTACCTCATTCTCGGGTTCTTCATGGACCAAATGGCGATCATCGCGCTGACTGTGCCGGTGACATTGCCTGTCGTCACTGCACTCGGATTCGACCCCATCTGGTTCGGCATCGTCGTCATACTGCTTGCTGAGATCGGACTCATCACTCCCCCGCTCGGGCTCAACGTTTTCGTCGTCGCCCAGGCGTCGAAGATGCCAGTCGAAGACGTCTTCCGCGGCAGCGTTCCATTCGTCATCGCGATTCTGGCCGTCGCCGTCCTGCTCTTCGCCTTTCCCCAGATCGTCCTCATACTGCCAGAAATGATGGGAAGACTATGA
- a CDS encoding CaiB/BaiF CoA transferase family protein produces MTQSEPEPDTQVNGPLDGLIVVEIATVIMGPLAGRLFAKLGAKVIHVESPGGDVIRRSGQSRNPGMSGAALSLGDGKKNITLDFSDATDQNTLNELIGIADIIVTNYLPRQRQKFGFDWDAVTAINSQCVLITGQGFASNSTEGDRPAYDDIIQAASGLSDVYRKSLGRPQYAPYVVADKVCALSMVYSGLAAIHRRHVTGLGQWVDVPMFDVMSDFNMVEQLNDYSFDPPLGDAGWHRTINPARRPHPTTDGWVCILPYNDKQWRDFFTIDNPSAIDAGVPFATNRDRNTHVEETQALIAEFAAQRSTAEVVELCHEHGIPAQAVTRIEDLVNDEYLKDRGTVELVDHPTEGHYWRTTPNVGFSESPMVPLNPASPADGDREDIMALIEQRRIG; encoded by the coding sequence ATGACACAGTCAGAACCAGAACCGGATACTCAAGTGAATGGACCACTCGACGGATTGATCGTCGTCGAGATCGCCACCGTTATCATGGGACCGTTGGCCGGACGACTTTTCGCGAAGCTCGGCGCAAAAGTCATCCACGTAGAATCGCCCGGCGGCGACGTCATTCGACGCTCTGGTCAGTCCCGAAACCCCGGAATGTCGGGAGCAGCACTCAGCCTCGGAGACGGGAAGAAGAACATCACTCTCGATTTCTCTGATGCGACGGACCAGAACACGCTCAATGAGCTCATCGGCATTGCCGACATCATCGTCACGAACTACCTTCCACGACAGAGACAGAAGTTCGGCTTCGATTGGGACGCAGTAACGGCGATTAACTCGCAATGCGTTCTCATCACGGGCCAAGGATTCGCCTCGAACAGCACCGAAGGCGACCGGCCGGCGTATGACGACATCATCCAAGCGGCGAGTGGGCTAAGCGATGTCTACCGGAAATCATTGGGCCGGCCCCAGTACGCTCCCTACGTCGTCGCCGACAAAGTCTGCGCGCTGTCCATGGTTTACTCCGGTCTCGCCGCCATTCATCGACGCCACGTTACGGGTCTTGGTCAATGGGTCGATGTCCCTATGTTCGACGTGATGTCGGACTTCAACATGGTCGAACAGCTCAACGACTATTCCTTCGACCCACCGCTGGGCGATGCTGGCTGGCACCGGACGATTAACCCAGCGCGACGGCCGCACCCCACCACCGACGGTTGGGTCTGCATTCTGCCCTATAACGACAAGCAGTGGCGTGACTTCTTTACCATCGACAACCCTTCCGCCATTGACGCTGGCGTCCCCTTCGCCACGAATCGCGACCGCAATACCCATGTCGAAGAGACCCAAGCTCTCATCGCCGAGTTCGCGGCTCAACGGTCGACGGCTGAAGTGGTCGAGCTCTGCCACGAACACGGAATTCCGGCCCAAGCAGTTACTAGAATCGAAGACCTCGTCAACGATGAATACCTGAAAGATCGCGGAACGGTGGAACTGGTCGACCACCCCACCGAAGGCCACTATTGGCGCACCACACCAAACGTCGGATTTTCGGAATCGCCGATGGTACCGCTTAATCCCGCGTCTCCAGCCGACGGCGACCGGGAAGACATTATGGCCCTCATCGAACAAAGGAGAATAGGTTGA
- a CDS encoding cupin domain-containing protein — MNTKPFKHYVESELEPYTPPRHTLTSNLRLLPGADADGAVSVVRGIIEHGGSALPHRHMKSTQFLHILSGRCSVELGADILELGGGDSVLIPTDVVHHVEVLSTEPLELINVYYPALAADDTIE; from the coding sequence TTGAACACCAAACCATTCAAGCACTACGTCGAGTCGGAGCTCGAGCCCTACACGCCGCCGCGACATACGCTCACGTCAAACCTGAGGCTGTTGCCCGGGGCCGACGCAGACGGAGCAGTTTCGGTCGTACGCGGAATCATCGAACACGGAGGCTCAGCACTTCCCCACCGACATATGAAGAGCACTCAATTCCTGCACATCCTCTCGGGCCGATGTTCCGTCGAGCTCGGTGCCGACATCCTCGAATTGGGCGGGGGCGATTCAGTCTTGATTCCCACGGATGTCGTCCATCACGTCGAGGTCCTCTCGACTGAACCGCTCGAACTGATCAACGTGTACTACCCAGCTCTCGCAGCCGACGACACCATAGAATAA
- a CDS encoding IclR family transcriptional regulator produces the protein MVEKHRTVSRIVGILEYVVHSPNGATLAEIAGYLDAPKSSVYGFVRGLEAEGYLKEGEAGRFVFGLGAHTLLASQATSLVELAAPVMNTLGQKLGETVTLAVFLDHELTYVHSVPSNQRIGYNPEMHTRRPLWPTSAGKILLAANDDPDLKSRVMNSEDLEEAFFDAEIESVRRNGYGLNLGETVADVSAFAVGLKIASSLAAAITVGGPNVRMRPHIEEVVAITRSVIGDSGLDVWNF, from the coding sequence ATGGTTGAAAAGCACCGGACGGTCAGCCGCATCGTCGGCATCCTCGAATACGTCGTGCACTCCCCGAACGGGGCTACTCTTGCTGAAATCGCTGGCTATCTGGACGCACCCAAATCGTCCGTCTACGGTTTCGTCCGCGGCCTCGAGGCCGAGGGGTATTTGAAAGAGGGCGAAGCAGGTCGCTTCGTCTTCGGCCTGGGCGCTCATACACTGTTGGCTTCTCAGGCGACATCCCTTGTCGAACTCGCAGCACCAGTGATGAACACCCTTGGACAGAAGCTAGGCGAGACCGTCACCCTTGCTGTATTCCTCGACCACGAGCTGACGTATGTCCACTCGGTTCCGTCGAACCAGCGCATTGGCTACAACCCGGAGATGCACACTCGCCGACCATTGTGGCCCACAAGCGCTGGCAAAATTCTGCTGGCCGCTAACGACGATCCCGATCTCAAGTCACGTGTCATGAATTCGGAAGATTTGGAAGAGGCGTTCTTTGACGCCGAGATCGAATCAGTACGACGCAATGGTTACGGACTCAACCTCGGCGAAACGGTCGCTGATGTATCTGCGTTTGCTGTCGGACTCAAGATAGCCTCATCGCTGGCAGCTGCTATCACGGTCGGCGGACCGAATGTTCGCATGAGGCCACATATTGAAGAAGTGGTAGCGATCACACGATCCGTGATCGGTGATAGCGGCCTCGACGTCTGGAACTTCTAA
- a CDS encoding amidohydrolase family protein: MMVAGRDCDVVLTGGRVIDPETGFDEIADVGIRDGSIVSIGNDAPNSREIVDVSGLVVAPGFIDLHSHAQNLPGHRLQALDGVTSTLELEAGAMPVADYYEAAAAEGRPLNFGYSAGWVHARMSVLDDVPAADPLNDPTDRLGMSTFEKCQDGPRWRDAADDSEVDRILTLVREQIEAGAIGVGVLAGYAPGFTQSELDGLAQLAAEFRQPLFVHSRSMADVDHGGAFDAVRELIDVAERFDAPIHLCHMNSTSGQRIGSVVEEMREAQARGVAITTEAYPYGAGSTVIGASFLDPQQLAANNMSPQSIIYLATGERVASAERLDEIRAVDPGGICILESFDLTDAHQKDLLFEALTYPDAAMASDAIAVTSNGDEEHRKAAEEAIAGDVWPLPNGLIAHPRSSGCFATVFSWLVRDAQVLTLTEAIRRCTLIPANILAEAAPGMRRKGRLQVGADADICVFDPETIAPGGDYQHLHPSAGVEYLYVAGRSVVAERRLLPESLPGRPVYGGEAEK, translated from the coding sequence ATGATGGTAGCGGGACGAGACTGCGATGTGGTGTTGACTGGCGGTCGTGTCATCGATCCAGAAACTGGATTCGATGAGATCGCCGATGTCGGCATACGTGACGGAAGCATCGTGTCCATCGGCAACGACGCCCCCAATTCCCGTGAGATCGTCGATGTCTCCGGGCTGGTCGTCGCACCTGGCTTCATCGACCTGCACAGTCATGCCCAGAATCTTCCCGGGCATCGACTCCAGGCACTCGACGGGGTGACGTCCACGCTCGAGCTTGAAGCCGGTGCGATGCCCGTTGCTGACTATTACGAGGCTGCAGCGGCTGAAGGCAGACCTCTGAACTTCGGGTATTCTGCAGGCTGGGTCCACGCCCGAATGAGCGTGCTCGATGACGTTCCCGCTGCCGATCCCCTCAACGACCCAACCGACCGACTGGGAATGAGCACGTTCGAGAAGTGTCAAGATGGGCCTCGTTGGCGTGACGCCGCCGACGACTCAGAAGTCGACCGAATCCTGACGCTGGTGCGTGAGCAGATCGAAGCAGGTGCGATCGGCGTCGGTGTGCTGGCCGGCTACGCACCCGGATTCACGCAATCAGAACTTGACGGCCTCGCTCAGCTTGCCGCCGAATTCAGGCAACCGCTCTTCGTCCATTCGCGCTCGATGGCCGATGTTGATCATGGAGGAGCGTTCGACGCGGTGAGGGAGCTGATCGATGTCGCAGAGCGTTTCGATGCTCCAATCCATCTGTGTCATATGAACTCGACCTCGGGCCAAAGGATTGGATCGGTCGTTGAGGAGATGCGAGAAGCCCAAGCCAGGGGAGTGGCGATCACCACGGAAGCCTATCCCTACGGGGCGGGATCGACGGTGATCGGCGCGTCGTTCTTAGACCCGCAACAACTGGCGGCGAACAACATGTCGCCACAATCGATCATCTACCTGGCCACCGGTGAGCGGGTGGCCTCTGCCGAGCGTCTTGATGAAATTCGTGCTGTGGATCCTGGCGGAATCTGCATCCTCGAAAGCTTCGACCTGACAGACGCCCACCAGAAGGATCTTCTGTTCGAAGCGCTGACTTACCCGGACGCTGCTATGGCATCCGATGCGATCGCGGTGACGTCCAACGGTGACGAAGAGCATCGAAAAGCGGCAGAGGAGGCTATCGCAGGAGATGTCTGGCCGTTGCCGAATGGGTTGATCGCCCACCCGCGTAGTTCTGGTTGCTTCGCCACTGTCTTCAGTTGGCTGGTCCGGGATGCTCAGGTTCTCACTCTGACCGAGGCGATTCGCCGGTGTACGCTGATCCCTGCGAATATCCTCGCCGAGGCTGCGCCGGGAATGCGTCGAAAGGGGAGGTTGCAAGTGGGAGCAGACGCCGACATCTGTGTGTTCGACCCCGAGACCATTGCTCCCGGCGGCGACTACCAGCACCTGCACCCTTCGGCTGGCGTCGAATATCTCTATGTAGCAGGTAGGTCGGTAGTCGCCGAACGACGGCTTCTGCCGGAGTCTCTGCCGGGTCGACCGGTATACGGGGGCGAAGCAGAGAAATGA
- the panF gene encoding sodium/pantothenate symporter, whose product MNLSQLLPIILYLLLIAGIGVWAALDQKRSATGKKTENYFVGGRRLGPFVLIFTILASAASAGTFIGGPGLGYDSGLSWVLMGLFQTPTALLTVGLLGKKYAILARKLNFYTFIDFFKERYTNKFVVIVAAVGIIIFLTAYMVAQYAGGAHILNSVTGVSYSTLVWVFAAIVALYTAFGGFMGASINDTAQGIIMFVGSIVLWFGVFMYLGTPTPLDHEFAVRFPDLVTLPGGIDATPANFVSYSVIFGLLIVAMPHTAVRAMSYRDSVTAHRTMIWSPLVMAVFSLGFAVMGVVARLIDASLDNPDLAIPTLISTTMPGPLGGALFAAPLAAIMSTVSSMLLIVSGAVVRDVYNNFFNTKLGDSSRARLSMVVSLIIGFIVLLIALKPPPALELIVIFAISGLGATFFVPLIGGLYWSRGNGSGAAVSMVSGLVWYIIGEQWLPGLGFGFQPVVTAILVAAVTYVVVSLVTPPPARETLIKFWGTYREIQNLEANHEGE is encoded by the coding sequence ATGAACCTCTCGCAGCTGTTGCCGATCATCCTCTATCTGCTCTTGATCGCTGGTATCGGTGTTTGGGCGGCTCTTGATCAGAAGCGTTCGGCCACGGGCAAGAAGACCGAAAACTACTTTGTCGGCGGCCGCCGCCTCGGTCCATTTGTTCTCATCTTCACCATCCTTGCTTCGGCGGCCAGCGCCGGAACCTTCATCGGAGGCCCCGGGCTCGGTTATGACAGTGGGCTCAGTTGGGTTCTCATGGGACTGTTTCAGACCCCGACGGCTCTGCTGACGGTCGGCCTGCTCGGAAAGAAATACGCGATCCTGGCGCGGAAGCTGAACTTTTATACGTTCATCGACTTCTTCAAAGAGCGATACACCAACAAGTTCGTCGTCATTGTTGCGGCTGTCGGCATCATCATCTTCTTAACGGCTTATATGGTCGCGCAATATGCGGGTGGCGCACATATTCTCAACTCAGTGACCGGCGTTTCGTATTCCACCCTCGTCTGGGTCTTCGCCGCGATAGTGGCCCTGTACACGGCTTTCGGTGGTTTCATGGGGGCTTCGATCAATGACACCGCTCAGGGCATCATCATGTTCGTCGGCAGCATCGTGCTCTGGTTCGGGGTCTTCATGTATCTGGGCACACCGACTCCCCTGGATCACGAGTTCGCGGTTCGCTTTCCTGACCTTGTCACGTTGCCAGGTGGCATTGACGCCACACCGGCGAATTTCGTGTCCTACTCAGTCATCTTCGGTCTGCTCATCGTGGCGATGCCGCATACGGCTGTCCGCGCGATGTCGTATCGAGATTCCGTCACGGCGCACCGGACTATGATCTGGAGTCCTCTGGTCATGGCCGTATTCTCTCTGGGGTTCGCTGTCATGGGTGTCGTTGCTCGCCTCATCGACGCCAGTCTGGACAATCCAGATCTGGCGATCCCGACTCTCATCTCGACGACCATGCCCGGTCCGCTCGGGGGCGCACTGTTCGCTGCTCCGCTGGCGGCGATCATGTCGACGGTGTCCTCAATGCTGCTCATCGTCTCCGGTGCCGTCGTCCGCGACGTCTACAACAACTTCTTCAACACCAAGCTCGGAGACTCATCGCGGGCACGATTGAGCATGGTCGTCAGCCTCATCATCGGATTCATCGTCTTGCTCATTGCACTCAAACCTCCGCCGGCGTTGGAGCTCATCGTCATCTTTGCGATTTCTGGACTGGGCGCTACGTTCTTCGTCCCGTTGATCGGCGGACTGTACTGGTCGCGCGGGAATGGCTCCGGAGCTGCGGTCTCAATGGTCAGCGGACTTGTGTGGTACATCATCGGAGAGCAATGGCTTCCTGGGCTGGGCTTCGGATTCCAGCCGGTAGTCACGGCGATCCTCGTCGCAGCCGTGACCTACGTCGTCGTCAGCCTGGTCACGCCACCGCCCGCGCGAGAGACGCTGATCAAGTTCTGGGGCACCTACAGGGAGATTCAGAACCTCGAAGCCAATCACGAAGGAGAATGA
- a CDS encoding DUF997 family protein: MSGKFTFEVDRRYRQANKEALVAFLYWVVYLVLTSVVALGLGLNKPAEDIDFILGFPAWFFYSAGVVLVILCILPYFLVRFFYRDYSLDAEEPGADNVGESQGGRG, translated from the coding sequence GTGAGCGGAAAATTCACGTTTGAAGTCGACCGGCGGTACCGACAGGCGAACAAGGAAGCACTCGTCGCGTTTCTGTACTGGGTCGTCTACCTCGTACTCACCTCTGTGGTGGCACTCGGCTTGGGGCTGAACAAGCCTGCCGAAGATATAGATTTCATCCTCGGGTTCCCAGCCTGGTTCTTCTATTCTGCCGGGGTCGTCCTCGTCATCCTCTGCATCCTTCCGTACTTCCTCGTTCGTTTCTTCTACCGCGACTATTCTCTTGATGCCGAAGAACCAGGTGCAGACAACGTGGGTGAGTCACAGGGCGGTCGAGGATGA